The DNA segment CTGCCGCTCCGCAGAGCGCTCCGGCCCCGGGAGGCATCACACGCACGGGACgacccagctgctgctgctggaggcgcgCGGCCCCCGGGACGCCGTTCATGGGACCCCGCGGCAGGACCCCACTCCTCCGCTTTCTCCACACTGTCGGCTGGAACGCACGATGCCACGATGCAGCTGATTGCTGCGCTCGTGCTGCTCAACCTGCTGGATCTGGTTAGTCCGCGGGCCCGCTGCGccccggaccgggaccgggactgcGACCCCCGGCAGCGCAGGGACGCCGGTGGTCGCGGAGGAGTATACGAACACCTCGGAGGAGCGCCGAGGCGCAGGAAGCTGTACTGCGCCACCAAATACCACCTCCAGATCCATCCCAGCGGGAGGATAGACGGATCCCTGGAGGAGAACAATCCGTTCAgtgagtctgacacacacacacacactcacacacacacacacacacacacacacacagacacacagacacacacatcagatTTTCATATTggtcatgaattaaaaaaaaagttcaactttttaagttatttatttatttatttatttatttatcagggaCAGTGCATTTTGGTCAACACTTTCTTTCCAATAAGAGTGTAAATATGCCAGAATTAGCCATAGGCTAATTTACATCTGTAGTCCctaacgtgtgtgtgcgcgcgcgcgtgtgtgtgcgtgtgtgtgtgtgtctgtgtgtctgtgtgtgtgtgtgttactcacATCAGGACAGAGATCCTGTCCTCAATAACCATATCCATCATTTCTACATATCTTTCACTAATTAACCGATCAATAAGCTGATACACTGGTCAGATGGCTGAGGAACtgctcacctgtctcacctgtctcacctgtctcacctgtctcacctgtctctgtCCCCGGGATGGACTCATGTGGACTACAGAAGGATATGCTGTCTGAACTGGAGTGTTTCTTTGCTGCAGGCATCATGGAGATCACGGCGGTGGACGTGGGCGTTGTGGCCATCAAAGGTCTTTTCTCCGGACGATATCTTGCCATGAACGAGAAAGGACGGCTGTACGCCTCGGTGGGTTCGCGCTCCGCTCCTTTTCAAACTGCTCCTCATAGAACTGATCTCGTGGGTGATCCCAGCCCGGTGGAAGCCCCGGGGAAGTGAGCTCCGCTCTGACTGAAGACCGGAGCTCCAGCATGTCCGGAGCGAAGCAGGAGGCGGTCCCGTCCCGTTCGAACAAgtgctcttttcttcttcttcttatctcTGTTTGTTTCTTATCATTATTCCGACGCGGGAACAAACCCAAATTCGACCCCATAAACCCCAAGCAAGATTCACCAGATCTGGCACGCAGATCATGACcagcaaaacattttaaaaaatggagaaaaaaaaacctaattgctgCCAAAATGAGCTCTCTAGTGCCACCTACATACGCTAAAATGGCCAGCATGGCCCACAGGAAGGTCGTAGATGGATCAAACCAATGCTCACTCGTTCGTCTCATCTAGACCTAAAAACTGCATGCCAACACCCCCAAcataaatccaacaggaagtccgtgatttccctttcaaagtgaaattctgctataactcatgaaaaaaataaaaaaattctccAAAAGCGTTTGTCATAGAGTCAAACTACTTCTAGATGAAACAGGAGAAGTTTTTCTACCAAAAGTTTGAACAACTTTGTAAAAAAGTGGACttggtgtggattttattagttggaagtctgaaaccctgccttgctcctgccctcatccgcTACAAtggaaaaggtaaaaaaaaaattgcctttttccagcacctcgaacaagtgccGAGTGTGGCTAAACTGTGACTTCTATTAACAAACCGAGCACATATGAAGTGTCACCAGGTCCTTCCGAACccgatgatgtaacataagtggagaaaatttcaagaaaaatgtcagttttcgcACGAGAGAAAAGGTGCGCCCTCTGAAATTTCTGTCTGTcggttataatggagccggatgggggaAAATCTCACctttctcacaaactgaggcctctactgTGTAACTACAAACATGGCTGCTCTGAAAACCCCACAGTCTGAAAGATAACCAATTTTCCTTTCAATAGCCataatttttttcctcactttcaCCCAAAAGTATTGATACGGGGAGCAGTTTTACCCCGAAGACAAACCTTTTTTAGCTGCATGTCCTcctcatgaccatatatgggcgtagagtgatgacatcatccagcggagagcagctgtcaatcaaactctgactatcacttctttatttcagtgacttttaaaagcttttaaaaatgtttcagcagTTAGCGAGGTTCAAGGGTTTCTCAGCCGGTGGGTCGGCTCCGTCCCGACCGATGCCGtttgcagctttaatttattttaagtgATTCTACTTTTGCTGCTGATCGATTTGCACATATGAAATTTTGTTGTTTCACCTGCTAATGAGGGAACAGGAACTCCACCGAACACATCCCGACTGACACGTTCTTCTCTCTCCAGGAAACGTTCAACAGAGAGTGTGAGTTTGTGGAGCGGATCCACGAGTTGGGCTACAACACGTACGCGTCGCGCCACCACTCCACAGAGCAGCCGCTGGCCCCGGGCAGCAGCGGCCGGCGGCGGGCCAGCGCCAAGCGCCAGTGGTACGTTTCTATTAATGGCAAAGGACGGCCACGGAGAGGCTTTAAAACTCGGAGCACGGACAAAGCCTCGCTCTTTCTACCTCGAGTGCTGGCCAACAAGGACCACGAGATGGTGAGGAGGCTGAGGGACAGTCCGGGACCGCACCCCCACACCCACCAGGACCACCGTGGCgaaaggcggcggcggcgtcatCGCACCAGAGAAAGACGCACCCGTGACCCCGCGGTCACATGACTCGTTAATatggacgtttttttttttttttttttttttttttttactggagctGGACTGCAGAGGATGTGGACAAAGACTCTGAGGGATCGAGTTGTGGACAAGAGGACGGCAATATGGATGTGAAGGGGGCTACAGGacatcctccagctgctggacacATGGACTCACTCCCCCCATAGACTGCAGTCCCCCCACAGGCTCCACTCCCCCTACAGCCTCCACTCccaccacagcctccagtgCCCCCACAGTGTCCAGTCCCCctacagcctccagtccccccacagcctccagtgcccccagtgtccagtccccccacagcctccagtgccCCCACAGTGTCCAGTCCCCCTACAGCCTCCACTCccaccacagcctccagtgcccccagtgtccagtccccccacagcctccagtgccCCCAGTGTCCAGTCCCCCTACAGCCTCCACTCccaccacagcctccagtgcccccagtgtccagtccccccacagcctccagtgccCCCAGTGTCCAGTCCCCCTACAGCCTCCACTCccaccacagcctccagtgcccccagtgtccagtccccctacagcctccagtccccccacagcctccagtgccCCCACAGTGTCCAGTCCCCctacagcctccagtccccccacagcctccagtgccCCCACAGTGTCCAGTCCCCCACAGCCTCAACAGCCTCCactccccccacagcctccactcccaccacagcctccagtccccccagtgtccagtccctccagtccccccacagcctccactccccccacagcctccagttcccccagtgtccagtccttctagtccccccacagcctccactCCCCCAACAGTCTCCAGTCCCCCCAGGAGTgtccagtccccccacagcctccagtccctCCAGTGTCCAGTCCCTCCAGTCCCCCCTcagcctccacagcctccactCCCACCACAGCCTCCAGTTCCCCCAGTGTCCTGTCCTTctagtccccccacagcctccactCCCCCCACAGCTTCCAATCATTCTAAGGCCTCCAGTCCCTCCACAGCGTCCAGTTCCCCCACAGTGTCTAGTCCTTCCAGTCCTCCCACAacctccagtccccccacagcctccagtcccctgacagcctccactccccccacagcctccagtcccctgacagcctccactccccccacagcctccagtcccctgacagcctccagtccccccacagcctccagtccccccacagcctccagtgcccccacagcctccagtgcccccacagcctccagtccccccacagcctccagtcccctgacagcctccagtccccccacagcctccactccccccacagcctccagtcccctgacagcctccactccccccacagcctccagtcccctgacagcctccagtccccccacagcctccagtccccccacagcctccagtgcccccacagcctccagtgcccccacagcctccagtccccccacagcctccagtcccctgacagcctccagtccccccacagcctccagtccccccacagcctccagtcccctgacagcctccactccccccacagcctccagtcccctgacagcctccagtccccccacagcctccagtccccccacagcctccagtgcccccacagcctccagtgcccccacagcctccagtcccctgacagcctccagtccccccacagcctccactccccccacagcctccagtcccctgacagcctccagtccccccacagcctccagtccccccacagcctccagtcccctgacagcctccagtccccccacagcctccagtccccccacagcctccagtcccctgacagcctccagtccccccacagcctccagtcccctgaCAGCCTCCAGtgcccccacagcctccagtccccccacagcctccagtccccccacagcctccagtcccctgacagcctccagtccccccacagcctccagtccccccacagcctccagtccccccacagcctccagtgcccccacagcctccagtgccCCCACAGTGTCCAGTCCCTCTACAGCGCGTCTCTTATAAGT comes from the Salarias fasciatus chromosome 1, fSalaFa1.1, whole genome shotgun sequence genome and includes:
- the LOC115389755 gene encoding fibroblast growth factor 3-like; protein product: MQLIAALVLLNLLDLVSPRARCAPDRDRDCDPRQRRDAGGRGGVYEHLGGAPRRRKLYCATKYHLQIHPSGRIDGSLEENNPFSIMEITAVDVGVVAIKGLFSGRYLAMNEKGRLYASETFNRECEFVERIHELGYNTYASRHHSTEQPLAPGSSGRRRASAKRQWYVSINGKGRPRRGFKTRSTDKASLFLPRVLANKDHEMVRRLRDSPGPHPHTHQDHRGERRRRRHRTRERRTRDPAVT